The Cyclobacterium amurskyense genome contains the following window.
CAAATCCAGGAGACCAGGGTTTTGACCATTGGATAGCAACAGGGAATAACGCGATCCCTTCTCACCACAATCCTGACAACTTTGTTCGCAATGGCCTTGCCTTGGGAGAGGTGAAAGGCTACTCCTCCCATTTATTGGCTGATGAGGCCATAGACTGGCTTGAAAGAAGACCAAAGGACCAGCCTTTCTTCATTAACATGTGGTTTCATGAGCCCCACCAAAAAGTGGCGGCACCGGATGTATATTTGGAAAAGCACCAGGACACCGATTTACCGGCCTATTATGGCAGTATTGAAAACATGGATGCCGCAATTGGTCGGGTTTTGATGGAGCTGGAAAAACAGGGACTTATTGAGCAGACACTTATTGTTTTTATGTCAGACAATGGAAGCTATAGAGGCAGAAGTGGTAGTAACGGTGAATTAGCCAATGGCAAAACAACCCTTTGGGAAGGAGGAATACGGGTGCCTGGAATATTTAGCTGGCCAGGTGTAATAGCCGAAGGTACCATTGAAAACCGACCTGCAGGAGTTGTTGATATTTTCCCAACAATTAAAGAAATTATTGGAGGTGAAATAGACCCTAAAATCACAATTGATGGATCAAGCCTATTGCCCATTTTTGAACAGAAGAGTTTTGAACGACAAAAACCACTTTATTGGTTTTACCCTCCCTCTCGACCAATAGCTGTGATCAGGGAAGGACCTTGGAACCTAATTGCCGATCCCGAATTGGACATTCCTAGGGGGAATATGTTTCAGGAAGCGTATATTGGAATGATTAAAGAGACTAAATTGCAGAATTTTAGGCTTTATAATTTAAGGAATGACCCAAAACAAACTAAGGATGTTTCGGCCGAAAATCCAGAGGTATTTGAAAAAATGATAAAGGAAATGATCAAATTGAACCAGGAAATTGTAGAAGAAGCGATGGATTGGAGAGATTTTTCATGGACAAATAATTAAAAAATGAATTCAATTAGACTGAAAATGAGATTATTTAAATGGAAGAAGTTATGCTTAAGTTTCCTGTTACTAGGAAGTGCAGTAGTGCAGGCACAAACCAATAAGAAATCTGATAAGCCCAATATACTGCTCATCTTTACGGATGATCAAGGGTACCATGACGTATCCTATTATGGAACTCAGGACATTCAAACACCGCATATAGATGCCATTAGAAATGATGGTATGCAGATGGATTTTTTCTATGCCAATTCACCTGTTTGTGCTCCTACCAGGGCATCACTGATGTCTGGCCGATACCCTGA
Protein-coding sequences here:
- a CDS encoding sulfatase translates to MNRKPYKPMPIKYIVNLLIAFLVSGAGLIAQGQSRPNILLLLADDLGYRDLSCYGSTQVITPNLDKLAAKGMRFTDFYAGSAVCSPSRAALMTGRSSVRAGIYSWIHTSHKMHLAKTEFTTAELLKQAGYATAHIGKWHLGYDLEEGAGPGPNPGDQGFDHWIATGNNAIPSHHNPDNFVRNGLALGEVKGYSSHLLADEAIDWLERRPKDQPFFINMWFHEPHQKVAAPDVYLEKHQDTDLPAYYGSIENMDAAIGRVLMELEKQGLIEQTLIVFMSDNGSYRGRSGSNGELANGKTTLWEGGIRVPGIFSWPGVIAEGTIENRPAGVVDIFPTIKEIIGGEIDPKITIDGSSLLPIFEQKSFERQKPLYWFYPPSRPIAVIREGPWNLIADPELDIPRGNMFQEAYIGMIKETKLQNFRLYNLRNDPKQTKDVSAENPEVFEKMIKEMIKLNQEIVEEAMDWRDFSWTNN